The Arachis hypogaea cultivar Tifrunner chromosome 16, arahy.Tifrunner.gnm2.J5K5, whole genome shotgun sequence genome contains a region encoding:
- the LOC112755001 gene encoding uncharacterized protein isoform X6 → MEMQNPAKLEGKLAVISEVPGLFDSEILSDIAFDEENDVAAASGEAVEFPRKRRPALGLKRARFSLKPTKTQSVESLIPTLDLDKLKDPVEFFLAHDRLENAKREIQKQTGEFLESNLSDTTTKMRQRRPGLSGNNERRVRYKHRYPKETFDNNDYVLPSQKASESVDLGPVGESTDEGGASLTPLENEVTDSPAIEENKINEILDGLLQCNSEDLEGDEAVTLLQEKLHIKPIVLEKLSIPDFPNNNQVIGMKSLHGNSSNPRKWKPLSILDNLLKGFNSRTPIRQGIGCQLQQSASPTPPRSPFAPLSSLLLHLSHPKPSVDPFAADGIDHLSTRKNSPIPLINQEHKLAASGNPSNEPSANVIDDGIAINKTSSPGDTVRNGSYSSGKSKEDLIGNSETHSVEDTVRDCACTPQKSVEDNPGQPESDANIESNGPRVVMDVNTGASGMEGIIRDCACTPQKSVEDNPRLPEFDVNIESNGPHIDMDVDIGDSGMNDIVGRPNIVTNRVENEAENLQAHAAVGPSDDSNINMANQPDHSDPAGFQANDHDKDSRRSDDGPEQCLQVLARVDSSQYSNSFLS, encoded by the exons ATG GAAATGCAAAATCCTGCTAAACTTGAGGGCAAGTTGGCTGTGATATCTGAAGTTCCTGGACTGTTTGACTCTGAAATCTTGAGTGATATAGCATTTGATGAGGAGAATGACGTTGCTGCTGCTTCTGGAGAGGCTGTAGAGTTTCCTCGAAAACGGAGACCTGCTTTAGGCCTGAAGCGAGCTCGTTTTTCTTTAAAGCCAACTAAAAC tcAATCTGTTGAGAGTTTGATTCCAACTCTGGACCTTGATAAACTGAAAGATCCAGTGGAATTCTTCTTGGCCCATGATCGGCTAGAAA ATGCGAAAAGAGAGATACAGAAGCAGACAGGTGAGTTTCTTGAGTCAAATCTGTCAGATACTACCACTAAGATGCGACAACGTCGACCAGGACTTTCAGGGAATAATGAGCG GCGGGTCAGATACAAGCATCGTTATCCTAAAGAAACTTTTGACAATAATGATTATGTTCTACCCTCTCAAAAGGCAAGTGAATCTGTCGATCTTGGCCCTGTTGGTGAGAGCACAGATGAAGGTGGAGCTTCTCTTACACCACTGGAAAATGAAGTAACTG ATTCACCTGCTATTGAAGAGAACAAGATCAATGAAATACTGGATGGATTGCTTCAATGCAATTCTGAAGATCTAGAAGGGGATGAAGCAGTGACTCTTTTGCAGGAGAAGTTACATATCAAACCAATTGTTCTGGAGAAATTATCTATTCCTGACTTCCCAAATAATAACCAAGTTATTGGTATGAAATCTTTGCATGGGAACTCGTCAAATCCAAGGAAGTGGAAACCTTTATCCATCCTTGATAATTTGTTGAAAGGATTTAATAGTAGAACACCTATTAGACAGGGCATAGGATGCCAATTGCAGCAATCAGCTTCACCCACCCCACCAAGAAGTCCATTTGCTCCACTATCTTCCTTGCTGCTTCACCTTTCACACCCAAAGCCATCGGTGGATCCATTTGCAGCTGATGGAATTGATCATTTATCCACAAGAAAGAATTCCCCAATTCCTCTGATAAACCAGGAGCACAAACTTGCTGCTTCTGGGAATCCATCAAATGAACCCTCTGCAAATGTAATTGATGATGGTATTGCCATTAATAAGACAAGTTCACCAGGTGACACTGTCAGGAATGGCTCCTATTCTTCTGGAAAATCCAAGGAAGATTTAATTGGAAATAGTGAGACACATTCAGTGGAAGACACAGTCAGAGATTGTGCTTGTACACCCCAAAAGTCTGTGGAGGATAATCCAGGGCAACCTGAGTCTGATGCTAATATTGAGTCAAATGGACCTCGTGTTGTCATGGACGTGAATACTGGAGCCAGTGGGATGGAAGGTATCATTAGAGATTGTGCTTGTACACCCCAAAAGTCTGTGGAGGATAATCCAAGGCTTCCTGAGTTTGATGTTAATATTGAGTCAAATGGTCCTCATATTGACATGGATGTGGATATTGGAGACAGTGGTATGAATGACATAGTAGGGAGGCCAAATATTGTAACAAATAGAGTTGAGAATGAA GCAGAAAATTTGCAGGCACATGCGGCTGTTGGGCCATCAGATGATTCTAATATTAACATGGCGAATCAACCAG ATCATTCAGACCCTGCTGGGTTTCAAGCCAATGATCATGATAAAGATTCCAGAAGATCAGACGATGGTCCAGAACAGTGTTTACAG GTATTAGCAAGGGTAGATAGTAGCCAGTATTCAAACAGTTTCTTGTCTTGA